The Dehalococcoidia bacterium genome contains the following window.
CCGGCCAGTATGGAGCCCACGGTGTTGGCGGCAATCTTCCCGGTCATGAACACTGCCACCACCACCAGCGCGGGTACCAGATAATCGTCCAGGGTACGGTAATCGATCAGCATTCCAATCGACAGAAAGAACAGAGCGCCAAACATGTCGCGTACTGGCGCAATCATTCGGGTAATCCGATGTGAGGATTCCGTATCGCCAATCACCATACCCGCCACAAGGTACCCGAGGACCGGAGGCTGTTTGAACATCCTCGCCAGGCCCAGGCCAGCGGCGGCTATCACCATCGCGATGGCGAAGTCCTTGAGGAGCGTGGCGCTACCCTCCGACAGGCCGGCAGCGGGTAGGAAGAGCAGAATGTCTATGATTCAGCTCCTGGACGATGAGCGAGCGATGCTAAGCGAGTTGCCATAAGCAGGACTCGGGAAGTCGCAATACCTCCGCAGCAGGTCAGTCCGCATATAGATCGCAAGCAGTGTGCCACGATGACCAGCTCTATTGAGTCCTGGCCTTGAATTTCATGCTCGAAGTCGCCTCGCCGATGGTGTTGAACGGGATGATCGTGTAGGTGAAGGTCTTCCCAGTTTTCAGTCCAGTGTGAGCGAACTCCGGTTCCTCCACCGTCGAGAGGTCCCTTGCGCCCCTGAAAAGATCTCCCCTCTGGCGTACTCGATAGCCGTCTATGCTGGAGCTGCCGAGGTCAGGGTCATCCCAGGCGATGGTGACGCTGGTCGGGGTTGTCTCAATGGAGCTAAGGGAGGCCACAGGACTGGGTCTACATATGTACAGACGTGCATGGGGAATGGGATTCCGCAGGCTCGAATACAGCCTTCCAGCTTCGCTCAGCGCCCTGTAGACGCGGTCGACGGTAACCTGGTTCATGTTCGCTTGGAGTGCGCCGGTTGCCCTGGAAAGCTCCTCCGACCTTTCTTTGGCGCTGTTGGCGAGCTCCCGCAGTCTCGTGCCGTTGACCTCCATGCGGTTCATCGCTTCTCTCATGGTGCTGTTCGCATCATCTACTGCGCGCGCTATCCGCCGTCTCATGCGGCGACGGAGCAGCGCGGCCACCACGAACAGGCCTGCGCCCACTGCCAGGCAGATGCAGCTCAGGTACAGCGGGCCCAGCGCAAGATCGAACCCTCCCAGGGAGAGCGAAACAGCGCCGAACCACTCGAGAGCGCCTTCCGGTACGGAGCCGAATCCCGTCACTGTGAAGGCCCCCAGCAGAGCCAATACCGCCCCAACCAGGGCTGCAACTCCTGCGCTGACCCACCAGCCGGAGATCCTTCCACCGCTGATTTTCTGGTTCCTGTATGACATCTCATCGCTGAACCAGTCGACTTCCACGATGTCCCTGGGCGCTAGAGAGTCCATGCCTGTATCTGCAAGGACGCGCCTGGCCCTGTCGTCAACGTTCAGAATATCCTCGAAGGCTGACACGGTTACCGCTCTGATCGCCGCAAAGTTCTCGCCCGCTCTGTCGTGCTCATCGCAAAGTTGTGAGTGGGTGGAAGTCTGGTCCTGCATGGCGCCCTCCTGGGGTGCGATTGCCCGTTGACGGTGTCCCC
Protein-coding sequences here:
- a CDS encoding fibronectin type III domain-containing protein yields the protein MQDQTSTHSQLCDEHDRAGENFAAIRAVTVSAFEDILNVDDRARRVLADTGMDSLAPRDIVEVDWFSDEMSYRNQKISGGRISGWWVSAGVAALVGAVLALLGAFTVTGFGSVPEGALEWFGAVSLSLGGFDLALGPLYLSCICLAVGAGLFVVAALLRRRMRRRIARAVDDANSTMREAMNRMEVNGTRLRELANSAKERSEELSRATGALQANMNQVTVDRVYRALSEAGRLYSSLRNPIPHARLYICRPSPVASLSSIETTPTSVTIAWDDPDLGSSSIDGYRVRQRGDLFRGARDLSTVEEPEFAHTGLKTGKTFTYTIIPFNTIGEATSSMKFKARTQ